The DNA window GGGGGTCTCTTTTGTGTCTGCGGGAGAGGGAGCCTGGCGCGCGGGCGGGGGTTTGCCCGCCCTGTGCACGACGTTTTTTACTCCGCTCCCATTTGGGCCGCCTCCCGGCGGGGGGCAAAGGGGGCCGCCAGTGGCTGCGCCCCCACGGGGCCTCTTTTGCGTATTCCCCCGTTGACCCTGTCGGGCTTTCCAATGCTCACAGTCAACGGGGGCTGCGCGGCTTTTGCTGCGAGAGCTTTCTTTGTCTGCTTTCGCAGACTCAGGTGATCTCCCTTCGCGTCGCGCAATTGCCATTAGCGGATGGATTTCGAGCCAAGGCTTTGCCTACTCTCGAAAATTGACGCGCGGCGCTCAAGGAGCGCAGCTCGCACGCGGGCAAGCTCCGCCGCCCGCTGCGCTCATGCGTGACGCCATAAATATAGGGGGTCAGATGGTTTGGGAATAGGCGTAAACCTTAGATCGAATAGGACGAATACCGGACGAATGCCGTACTAATGCGCTACCATCAACAGCAAGGCGTCACCGGAGCGGGAAGAAACCGCCACCGGGACGCCTTTCCTTTTGGATTGTGAAAAGTGTAAACCTTAGCAGATTCCGTCAGATGATTTGTGAAATTGCCAAGCCGGGGCGGGAAATGCGGTACATGTTTTAACTTGCACATAACATTGACTAAAAGCGCAACAGGAAGAGGGAAAAGCTATTTTTCCAGGAAAAACAGTTGCAGGTTAGCAAAGGCCGAACCTGCAACTAAGAAGTGACAAGGTGTTTTCTCGTAGCTCTAATCTGCATCGAGTTCTTTTATTTTAACGGCAATTGCCATAATCCTATTATGCATTTCTTCATAATATAGGTTTGCAATGGCTGAAATTTGCTTTTTTGACATTTCAAGTCCATTTTCTTGTAATACATATGCGACAATTATTTCTAGTAACATGGAATCATCACCAATAGATGTATATTGACGATAACCTCTTCCATGTGTTTCATAAAAATGTGGAATACCGCTATGGTCAGAATCTATACCGTATTTACCTTCTCCAAGAATTAGCCAATGCGGGTTTACATCAAATTCACGACAAATTTTTGATGTAATAGAGATGTCTGGTTCGCTTTCTCCCCGTTCATAACGTCCTACTGTGTTCACATGTACCCCAATTATACGGGCAAATTCTTCACGTGACATTTCTCCTCTGACACTTTTTAGTCTTTCAGCAATGCTGCTCATGGTATCCTCTTAGAAAAGCTGAAAATACCATGTATGGTATATTTATTCATTTTTTATTGACAAAATACAAAAAATGAACGAAGAATACCTTGCAAGGTATTATTACCAAGTAGTTGTGGAAATATTACCCGCCCGCGTGTTCCCGGTCAACGAGGTTGTTCGGACACGCAAGCTGCCGGGAAGGCGGCGTTTCGGACAAGGAAGGGCGGACGGCCATGAGTTTTACCCCTTACCAGCTTCCCTTGATGGGTGACGACAGCCAAACCACACGGGCGATCCATGTGGCGGGTTTGGTGCCGTCCGTCAAAGCCTCCATGCAACGCGCCCTGGCTGCCGTCACCCCGCCTTTATCCCGCGAACAGCTTGTGGACCGCATGAACGCGATAGCCAAGCAGGCCGGGGCAAAAATTACGTCTGACAAGTCCCGGACGCTGACGCTGGCGACGCTGGAAAAGTGGCTTTGCCCGAACGACACGGAACACGTTCCGTCGCTGATGGCGCTGGAAGTGTTCATGCTGGCCGTGGACAGCCGCGCCCCTCTGGACGTGCTGGCTTCTTTGCACGGCTATCGCCTTATCAGCCCGGAGCAGGCGAAGATTTTGGAATACGGGCAAGCCAAGCTTTCGGCCAAACGTGCCGGTCGCGCCATGCGCCGCCTGGAAGAGGAGATCGGCCATGTATGAGCGTCAACTGTATGAAGTTCCGCGCTTCCTGACCACGGAAGAAGTAGCCGAAATGGCGGGCATGACGGTACGCGCCGTGAAGTACAACGGTACGCGGAAGGGCTGGTCTTACGGCATGGGCCGGGACGGCGTGCGCTATTGGGACGTAAGTTCTTTTTCGTGGGACATGCCTGAACGGTTGTTTGACGGCTTTTTACGCCATGATGCGGCTATCAAGCCGCTTCGTGACGCGGCGCAAGAAGAAGCGCTTCTGTTCTGCGATATTCTCGCGCCTATCAGAGTCAACGCCGAATACATGACATACTACGGCGACGGCGTTCTTTTGTGCCGGGCACTTGAGATTATTCAAGACGCTGTGACGTTCATGCCCGGCCTGTATCTTCCCTATGCCTGTACCGGGTTGTATTTCCATACGGGCATTGCATGTGAAACTCTTGAAGCCTTCGCCACGGGAAAAGAGCTTGCAACGCCGATTTTCGGCATTGAACGCCGTTTCTGGCTTCCCATTCTTACGGAATGGGTTCGGCGTCTTTGTTTGCATGGACAGAACGGAGCCGGACAAGGGGCGCTGCGTGTGAAGGAACCCGCATCGGGGAAGTCTTTGCGTCACATGAAACCCGCCGTTGCAGTCGCGCAATAGGGGAATTTCATGCAGGCCGCGCCGGACTTTTCCACCTTCTTTTCCACGGGGGAACTTGCCAAGATGCTTGGCATTTCCCGTCAGGCCGTGCGCCAAAAGGCGGACGGCAAAAGGTGGAAACCCGTAGCCCGCAAGGGGCAAGGCGGGGGCTTGTGCTGGCTGTTTTCCGACCTGGACGAACAGACGCGGAATCGTGTTTCCCATTGCTGGCACAAGCAATGGAAGCGCCAGCAGCAGGCCATGAAGCCGGAAGACCTGGAACGCGAAAAAGTCCGCCTGCAAATCATGGAAGAACAGTTTTTCCGCAAGCCCGGCAAGGCGCAAAGCAGGGCGGAAAGACGTTACCGGCTTCTCCTTGAGGCAATGGAACTGATCGACGGCGGCATGAAGGTCCTGGAAGCGTTCGCCATTGTGGCGAAGAACAACGGCGTGAAGGCCGCGAATCTGCGGAACTGGTACTACGGAACAGACAAGAAGCCGGGGGTGCGCAAACTGCCGCGCCATGAATGGCTGTACGCGCTGATGGATCACTATGTGGGCCGCCAAGCGGAACGGAAGCGGACGCACTTCGGCAATGCGGAAATCAACAAGATGATGCGGGGGACTGCCCCGGACACGCACGCGCAATCCGTTGAGAACATGAACCGGCGGATAGCGGCGCTGGGATAGGAAAAAGCCCGGTGCGGGAACACCGGGCTTCCGGGCGCGGGCCTTCAAGAGGCTCCGGCCCTGTTACAGAGGCTATGCTTGCGCAACCTTGAACAGCACGGAGTCTATATGAACATGCGGGAAAATGCCACGGAAACAACGCCGGATATGCGGGAAAATTCGTTGCGGGATGCCATACGCGAGGAAATGCGCCGTGGCGGCGTGAGCCAGCCCCGGCTTGCGCGGGAATCGGGCATATCCGTACCCCGAATCAACCAATGGCTTTCCGGGAAGTACAAGGGCGACAACGCGGCCATTGAAAAGGCGCTGCAAAGCTGGCTGCGTTCCGCCCTGGAAAGCCGGGAACAGGCGGCAAGCGGCTGCATTCCCGCCGCGCCGGACTGGATGCCCACGCTCACGGCCAACAAGATACTTCTGGCGCTCAAGTATGCCCACAAGCTGGCGGACATCACCGTCATTTACGGCGGGGCCGGACTCGGCAAAACCCTGACCGCGCAACGCTATCAGGAAGACAATCCGAACGTGTGGATCGCCACCATGACGCCTTCGGTCATCAGCGTGACGGCCTGTCTTGAGCGCGTGGCCTACGCCGTGGGCGTGAACCATGTTCCGGCGGGCGGAGCGCAGGCGGAACAGGCCATTGTCAGCCGCGTATCCGGCTCTGGCGGGCTGATTGTCGTGGATGAAGCCCAACACTTGCCCGTGACGTGTTTGGACGCTCTCCGAAGCCTGTACGACGCTTCCGGCGTGGGACTGGCGATTATGGGCAATGAGAGCGTGTACACGCAACTGACGGGCGGATCGCGCAAGGCTCACTTTGCCCAACTGTTCAGCCGGATAGGTCGGCGTGAACGCCTGACGAGCCCCACCGCCGGGGACATCGACGCCCTTCTTAAGCCCCTCGATCCGGCGTACATCATCTGACGGAGACGGCCATGAGCAATCAAATTGACGCGATCATGATGTTTGTGGAACGCGGCTGGCATCCCTACACGGGACAAGTGGACGTTGCCGTGTATCAACAGCTTGAATGCCCGGCCCCGTTGTTCGCCAAGTGGTTCTATGAGGGGCAGGAAGCGCAGGAAGCCCTGTGCGTAGGCTGCGAACGTCAATGCCGGGTGGACTGCACGGAAGGCTTTAAACCTGCCCCAAAACGCTTTCAAGCCCTGTATAAAGGCTATTACTACTCGCTGACGCCTCTGGAAATGGTCAAAAGGCATACTTTGTTGCGTGTGGAACAGGCGGCTTACTGCCTGAATATCGCCGAACGCACGGTACGAGACATGATTGAAAAAGGGGAGCTTGTAGCAACCAAGCGAAAACCTGTCCGCGTTCGGTCGGAAGAAGTTTTACGGCTGATGAATGATTTTGACGAATAGCAGCGCAACTTTACGGAGAACTTCCCATGAGAGACGATAGAACCCAACATCTCAACTTGCCTTTGCCTTCCCTGGAGAACGAATTGCAGGAAGATTGCCCGCGCATCCGGGAAGCCTTGCAAGTTCTGGACACTAACGCCGGGGACCAGAAAGCCGAAATTTCCGGGCTGGAAAAACTGACCGACGAACAAGGGAAAAGCCTTTCTTCCCTGGAAGGCCGGGCTACGGAGCTTGAGAACCGCGCCGCTGCATGTGAAGGCCGGACGTCCGCCCTGGAAAAAGGCGTTGCCGAAAAGGCCGATGCCGCCGCAACCACGGGCGAACTGGAACGCCTTGAAGCGGACAAGGCGACGCGGGAGGAAATGGCGGCCCACGATGCCGACAAAGACGCCCATGATGCGCTTGTCCAGCGCATCACGGTAGGCAGTCTTTCCCCTGTCATCGGCATATGCTGTGTGGAAACGGGCGGCGGCGCTGGCCTGTGGTGCAATGTCGACGGCGAAGGACAGCCCGTCAGCCCCACGCGGCGCTATTTTGATTATCATCCCACCTACAACGCCTTGCGCCGTGTTCTTGTGGACAGTCAGGTCATGCAGGAACACCACAAATTTTACTACAAGGCGTTCACCATCGCTTCCGGCCCGTTCCAAGGCAAGACGGCCCGCGTCATCAGCCCCGGCCAGCAGGACGGCTTCAAGCCGTTCCCGTCTTTCATGCGGGACGGAAAAGAAGCGGATGTATGGTACTGCGGCACGTATGCGGCCACGGATGAAGGAGGCACGCCCAAAAAGCTGGGAAGCCGACCGGGCAAAATGCCGTTTGTGAGCGTGGATTTTCCGACCATGAAGTCTTATTGCCACAATCGGAATGTGGGCGGCGTAAACCGCTTTGAAATGTGGAATATTTA is part of the Desulfovibrio porci genome and encodes:
- a CDS encoding helix-turn-helix domain-containing protein; translation: MSSIAERLKSVRGEMSREEFARIIGVHVNTVGRYERGESEPDISITSKICREFDVNPHWLILGEGKYGIDSDHSGIPHFYETHGRGYRQYTSIGDDSMLLEIIVAYVLQENGLEMSKKQISAIANLYYEEMHNRIMAIAVKIKELDAD
- a CDS encoding AAA family ATPase; translation: MNMRENATETTPDMRENSLRDAIREEMRRGGVSQPRLARESGISVPRINQWLSGKYKGDNAAIEKALQSWLRSALESREQAASGCIPAAPDWMPTLTANKILLALKYAHKLADITVIYGGAGLGKTLTAQRYQEDNPNVWIATMTPSVISVTACLERVAYAVGVNHVPAGGAQAEQAIVSRVSGSGGLIVVDEAQHLPVTCLDALRSLYDASGVGLAIMGNESVYTQLTGGSRKAHFAQLFSRIGRRERLTSPTAGDIDALLKPLDPAYII
- a CDS encoding helix-turn-helix domain-containing protein; the encoded protein is MSNQIDAIMMFVERGWHPYTGQVDVAVYQQLECPAPLFAKWFYEGQEAQEALCVGCERQCRVDCTEGFKPAPKRFQALYKGYYYSLTPLEMVKRHTLLRVEQAAYCLNIAERTVRDMIEKGELVATKRKPVRVRSEEVLRLMNDFDE